The Penicillium oxalicum strain HP7-1 chromosome IV, whole genome shotgun sequence genome contains a region encoding:
- a CDS encoding Meiotically protein → MPLSTWLLGGLLVSKANALPNRDNPVVLRRECPDYTSYASTPHAPYSGGPLNLPYQRPDPACRTFSSAAVEKVIEDVTSRLVDKDLAQLFRNAFPNTLDTTIRWHQNETAVASQQQSKQDAAQWTGLQTFIVTGDINAEWLRDSTNQLTNYQALARKDRSIYNLILGAINTQAEFVIQSPYCNAFQPPSASGIQPEKNNHKDTVRPSYDKSFVFECKYELDSLAHFLLLGTEFHEKTGSTEFLTDRWYQALQSVLDVLDAQSQPTFNAHNQFVTNQYTFQRDTTIGTETLNLRGIGNPLNSGTGLIRSAFRPSDDATIFGYFIPPNAMMSVQLQKTAKVIKAAGGRKDLAQKLDQRGRRLAKSVKDNGIVEHPKYGHVYAFEVDGYGSRTLMDDANIPSLLSLPYLGFLNKNDSTYQNTRRMITEKNGNPYYLEGSDFHGIGGPHIGLQNAWPMSLLMQAMTSDNDTEILNSINLVRNSSLLGLVHESINVNKIESYTRPWFAWANSVFAQTILKIAKERPHLIFGEHARAYEID, encoded by the exons ATGCCGCTGTCAACGTGGCTGCTCGGGGGCTTGTTAGTCTCGAAGGCTAATGCTTTGCCAAATCGCGACAACCCTGTTGTCCTTCGACGAGAGTGTCCCGATTACACTTCTTATGCCTCGACACCGCA TGCCCCATACAGCGGAGGTCCTCTCAATCTCCCCTACCAGCGCCCAGATCCTGCATGTCGTACCTTTTCGTCGGCAGCTGTCGAAAAGGTGATCGAGGATGTGACCTCGCGTCTAGTGGATAAGGATCTGGCGCAGTTGTTCCGCAATGCTTTTCCAAACACTCTGGACACAACCATCAGATGGCATCAGAACGAAACCGCGGTGGCTTCGCAGCAGCAAAGCAAGCAGGACGCTGCGCAGTGGACTGGCCTGCAGACGTTCATTGTCACAGGCGATATTAACGCTGAATGGCTACGCGACTCGACCAACCAGCTGACTAATTACCAGGCTCTCGCTCGGAAAGATCGCAGCATATACAATCTCATTCTGGGCGCAATCAATACTCAGGCTGAGTTTGTGATTCAGTCACCATATTGCAATGCTTTCCAGCCACCTTCTGCTAGTGGCATTCAGCCGGAGAAGAACAATCATAAGGACACTGTTCGTCCATCATACGATAAATCGTTTGTATTTGAGTGCAAATATGAACTGGATTCGTTGGCGCATTTCCTCTTGCTTGGCACAGAGTTCCATGAGAAGACCGGGTCGACAGAGTTCTTAACCGATCGTTGGTACCAAGCACTACAGTCCGTCCTTGACGTTCTCGATGCTCAGTCACAGCCCACATTCAACGCGCACAACCAGTTCGTCACCAACCAGTACACATTCCAGCGAGATACCACCATTGGAACCGAGACGCTGAATTTGAGAGGCATCGGAAATCCCCTCAACAGCGGCACAGGCCTCATTCGCAGTGCCTTCCGGCCAAGCGACGACGCAACGATCTTCGGATATTTCATCCCCCCGAATGCAATGATGTCCGTGCAACTGCAAAAGACGGCCAAGGTGATCAAAGCTGCCGGGGGTCGAAAAGATCTGGCCCAAAAGTTGGACCAACGCGGTCGCAGATTGGCCAAGTCGGTGAAAGACAACGGCATTGTCGAACATCCCAAGTACGGCCATGTCTATGCATTCGAGGTTGATGGCTACGGGTCTCGCACCCTGATGGACGACGCCAATATaccctccctcctctcccttcccTACCTCGGCTTCCTGAACAAGAATGATTCGACATACCAGAATACCCGCAGAATGATCACCGAGAAGAACGGCAACCCATATTATTTGGAGGGATCTGATTTCCATGGAATTGGTGGTCCACACA TTGGACTTCAAAATGCTTGGCCAATGTCGCTTCTCATGCAAGCCATGACTTCCGACAATGATACGGAAATCCTTAACTCGATCAATTTAGTACGCAACTCCAGCTTGCTGGGCTTGGTTCATGAGTCGATCAACGTGAACAAAATTGAGTCATACACCCGCCCGTGGTTTGCCTGGGCCAATTCTGTCTTTGCACAGACCATTTTGAAGATTGCGAAAGAGCGGCCCCATTTGATCTTTGGGGAGCACGCTCGGGCGTATGAAATTGACTGA
- a CDS encoding Pre-rRNA-processing protein esf2: MTTRKHNEFLDVPSDEEEADVGGYSSEENDTKSKGRAVKKRRTETQDFFGLESDEDLSPDDEEEETKEESRVSVQGKSRKQTKTKRQGASTRDEESEEDDADADEDEEDNDRDDGDERDGHADDNTKSTEGKKSQKVLSTKLLKKPKKDKSGVVYLSSLPPYLKPFALKNIMEKRGFGPIRKVFFAPLVPSNSSSQKRSNKRKLYSEGWIEFESKKTARVAAEAMNARPLGGPKGMYYRDDVINMRYLSGFKWADLMETVQRERSERESKQRMADIRARKEEKVFLAGVEAGRRLDGITQKNEEKKKRKAETEGHTETEKTEPKMPVPVRRRFVQNDVVQTGERDEKAIGNDAKRVLGKIF; this comes from the exons ATGACGACTCGAAAGCACAATGAATTCTTGGACGTACCAagcgatgaagaggaagccGACGTCGGCGGCTACTCTTCCGAGGAAAATGATACCAAATCCAAAGGTCGGGCCGTGAAGAAGCGCCGGACCGAAACGCAGGACTTCTTCGGTCTCGAGTCCGACGAGGACCTGTCGcctgatgatgaggaagaggagactAAGGAGGAGTCTCGTGTTTCTGTACAGGGCAAGAGTCGCAAGCAGACCAAGACGAAGCGCCAAGGCGCTTCCACCCGTGACGAGGAGAGCGAAGAGGACGATGCAGATGccgatgaggacgaggaggataATGATCGTGATGACGGCGATGAGAGGGATGGACATGCCGATGACAACACAAAATCTacagaagggaaaaaatcCCAGAAGGTTCTCTCCACAAAGCTACTCAAGAAGccgaagaaggacaagagcGGCGTCGTCTACCTCTCCTCACTACCTCCATACCTTAAACC ATTTGCGCTGAAGAATATCATGGAGAAACGTGGATTTGGACCCATTCGGAAAGTCTTTTTCGCTCCTCTCGTCCCCAGCAATTCCTCAAGTCAGAAGCGGAGCAATAAGCGAAAACTGTACTCTGAGGGATGGATTGAGTTCGAATCGAAGAAGACCGCTCGTGTAGCGGCCGAGGCCATGAATGCTCGACCGCTTGGTGGACCGAAGGGAATGTATTACCGTGACGATGTGATCAACATGCGCTATCT ATCCGGATTCAAATGGGCAGAT cTCATGGAAACCGTGCAACGTGAACGATCCGAACGAGAAAGCAAACAGCGTATGGCGGACATCCGAGccagaaaggaagaaaaggtctTCCTGGCAGGTGTCGAAGCAGGTCGTCGTTTGGACGGGATTACCCAGAAgaacgaggagaagaagaaacggAAGGCCGAAACCGAAGGACATACCGAAACCGAGAAGACAGAGCCGAAAATGCCTGTTCCTGTGCGGCGACGCTTTGTCCAGAACGACGTTGTCCAAACGGGCGAGAGGGACGAGAAGGCAATTGGCAACGATGCGAAGCGGGTCCTGGGAAAGATCTTCTAA
- a CDS encoding Peroxisome assembly protein 12, which produces MEYLPSLQQEFDEQKPSLFELLAEQQLSDLLPPSLRYLLAVATHRHPRYLLRILNSYDEVYALLSLVVERYYLRTFGGSFTENFYSLKRERVLRTKNGEIPRAQVGAAGPVRDTLKLHSTDIWKNLIVMVGIPYLKRKLDEGYDIHAAPQASLVLGGGPRYNPSDDLPRNATIRQRIFHYYKWFLRNIYPSVNAAYYFSILAFNLAYLFDNTKYSSPFLWLIGTRIRRLGAADHRAIAAVLDSKPAAAATRHRRPGSSLMGLLSPQNLYPQLLTSLRYFLPASIFALKFLEWWHASDFSRQLARKATEVLDLPAPVVSGLTSPADRRKAGQEEEKKQTEQEKKASGDLKSALKSPRRHRPPISATSYLPILTVPLPPAETSSANLCPVCLNTLVNPTACQTGYVFCYVCIFHWLNGEHQRQIDFMNGEGAGAPWEEDEITGDDEPGRNGSEESESGDRTSRARGGKWESGKGRCPVTGRRVLGGTDGLRRVLI; this is translated from the exons ATGGAGTATCTACCTAGTCTCCAACAAGAGTTCGATGAGCAGAAGCCATCACTCTTCG AACTTCTTGCTGAACAACAACTCTCCGATCTCCTCCCGCCATCCCTCCGCTACCTTCTTGCCGTTGCGACTCACCGCCACCCTCGGTATCTGCTCCGCATTCTCAACTCCTACGATGAGGTCTACGCACTTCTATCACTGGTAGTCGAGCGCTACTATCTTCGCACTTTTGGCGGATCCTTCACCGAGAACTTCTACTCCTTGAAGCGTGAGCGCGTCCTTCGCACGAAGAATGGCGAGATTCCGCGCGCTCAGGTTGGTGCGGCTGGTCCTGTGCGCGACACCTTGAAGTTGCACTCTACGGACATTTGGAAGAATCTCATTGTCATGGTCGGCATTCCCTATTTGAAACGCAAGCTGGATGAAGGTTACGATATCCATGCTGCACCACAGGCGTCTCTCGTCTTGGGCGGCGGACCCCGATATAACCCCAGCGACGACCTCCCACGTAACGCAACTATTCGCCAACGCATCTTCCACTATTACAAATGGTTCTTAAGAAACATATATCCTTCCGTGAACGCGGCCTACTATTTCTCAATTCTGGCTTTCAATCTAGCCTATCTCTTCGATAATACCAAATACTCCTCTCCATTCCTATGGCTAATCGGCACACGCATTCGCCGCCTTGGAGCTGCAGACCATCGCGCGATTGCCGCCGTGCTCGACTCCAAGCCCGCCGCTGCGGCCACTCGTCACCGGCGTCCTGGCTCCAGCCTGATGGGCCTATTGAGCCCGCAAAACTTATACCCACAACTCCTGACCTCTCTCCGCTACTTCCTGCCTGCGTCAATCTTTGCCCTCAAGTTCCTCGAATGGTGGCACGCAAGTGACTTCTCACGGCAACTGGCTCGGAAAGCGACCGAAGTTCTCGATCTCCCGGCACCCGTAGTCTCGGGACTGACCAGCCCGGCAGACCGACGCAAGGCCGGacaagaggaggagaaaaaacaaacagagcaagagaaaaaggcGTCAGGGGATCTCAAATCGGCACTTAAGTCGCCCCGGCGCCATCGACCGCCAATCTCTGCGACTTCCTACCTTCCCATTCTCACCGTGCCTTTACCCCCAGCCGAGACATCGAGCGCAAACCTCTGCCCGGTGTGTCTGAATACACTGGTCAACCCAACCGCCTGCCAGACAGGCTATGTGTTCTGCTATGTCTGTATATTCCACTGGCTGAACGGTGAGCATCAGCGCCAGATCGATTTCATGAATGGCGAAGGTGCCGGTGCGCCttgggaagaggatgagatcaCCGGTGACGATGAGCCTGGGCGAAATGGGTCAGAGGAGAGCGAGTCTGGAGATCGTACATCGCGCGCTCGGGGAGGAAAGTGGGAAAGTGGCAAGGGAAGATGTCCTGTGACTGGGAGAAGAGTCTTGGGTGGTACAGATGGCCTTCGCAGGGTTTTGATCTAA
- a CDS encoding 60S ribosomal export protein NMD3, whose amino-acid sequence MSMDLDAPVPMTGLQEQPVVMATILCCNCGAPIDGTASAGALCSECLRNTVDVSQGIQREGTLHCCRDCERWLQPPNSWVVATPESKELLAVCLRRLRGLNKVRIIDASFIWTEPHSRRIKVKITIQQEAFQGTIVQQTFEVEYVVASQQCDDCKKSYTHNTWRASVQVRQKVPHKRTFLYLEQLILKAGAHKDTVNIKEAKDGLDFYFAQRNHAEKMVDFLQSTIPCKMKKSQELISMDIHTSTKSYKFTFSVELIPICKDDLVALPIKLARQCGNISPLTLCHRVGTAINLLDPFTLQTADVTSNTYWRSPFKNLADVTELKEFIIMDIEPLGHSSGRYQLSEATVARASDLGSNDTTYYTRTHLGGILHVGDSVLGYHLTGTIFNDPNFEAIEASNQYGSTIPDVILVKKHYARKKKPKNRAWRLKRMAREYEEEALQQTRRQEQEQDRLEQDFEMFLRDVEEDQELRQTLDLYKARRKPEQDHEMDEDSGSDDEVPKIDMEELLDDFDELNMNEE is encoded by the exons ATGTCGATGGATCTGGATGCCCCCGTCCCCATGACAGGACTGCAGGAGCAGCCTGTCGTGATGGCGAC TATTCTGTGTTGTAACTGCGGTGCTCCGATCGATGGAACAGCTTCAGCTGGTGCTCTCTGCTCTG AATGTCTGCGAAATACTGTTGACGTCTCTCAGGGCATTCAGAGAGAGGGAACCTTGCA CTGTTGTCGAGACTGCGAGCGCTGGTTGCAACCACCCAACAGCTGGGTTGTTGCAACTCCCGAATCCAAGGAACTGTTGGCCGTCTGCTTGCGTCGACTCCGCGGCTTGAACAAAG TGCGAATCATCGATGCGAGTTTCATCTGGACTGAGCCTCATTCCCGCCGTATCAAAGTGAAAATTACCATTCAGCAGGAAGCATTCCAGGGCACGATCGTTCAACAGACCTTCGAAGTGGAATACGTGGTTGCTTCTCAACAGTGCGACGACTGCAAGAAGAGTTACACTCACAACACTTGGCGAGCCTCGGTACAAGTGCGACAGAAGGTTCCGCACAAGCGCACATTCCTGTACCTGGAACAACTCATCCTGAAGGCTGGTGCCCATAAGGATACAGTCAACATCAAGGAAGCCAAGGATGGTCTTGATTTCTACTTTGCGCAGCGTAACCATGCCGAAAAG ATGGTGGACTTTCTCCAATCTACAATCCCTtgcaagatgaagaagtccCAGGAGCTCATCTCCATGGATATTCATACCTCCACCAAGTCTTACAAG TTCACTTTCTCCGTGGAACTTATTCCCATCTGCAAAGATGATTTGGTCGCCCTGCCTATTAAGCTTGCTCGTCAGTGCGGTAACATCTCACCTTTGACCCTCTGCCACCGTGTTGGAACCGCCATCAACCTTCTCGATCCTTTCACTCTCCAAACTGCCGATGTCACCAGCAACACCTATTGGCGATCTCCATTCAAGAATCTCGCCGACGTGACAGAACTGAAGgagttcatcatcatggataTTGAGCCTCTTGGTCACTCAAGCGGACGCTATCAGCTCTCAGAAGCCACCGTTGCGCGAGCATCTGATCTTGGCAGTAACGACACAACATACTACACGAGGACTCATCTTGGTGGCATTCTGCACGTTGGTGATTCTGTCCTGGGCTACCACCTGACTGGCACAATTTTCAATGACCCCAACTTTGAAGCCATCGAGGCTAGCAACCAGTACGGGTCAACGATTCCGGACGTCATTCTCGTCAAGAAGCACTATGctcgcaagaagaagcccAAGAACCGCGCCTGGCGCCTCAAGCGTATGGCTCGCGAGTACGAGGAGGAAGCCTTACAGCAGACTCGTCGTCAAGAGCAGGAGCAGGATCGCCTCGAGCAAGACTTTGAAATGTTCTTGCGCGATGTCGAGGAGGATCAAGAGCTCCGCCAGACCCTTGATCTGTACAAGGCTCGTCGCAAGCCTGAGCAAGATCATGAAATGGATGAGGACAGCGGCAGTGACGATGAGGTGCCCAAGATCGACATGGAGGAACTGCTCGACGACTTCGACGAGTTGAACATGAACGAAGAATAA
- a CDS encoding Mitochondrial carrier protein LEU5 — protein sequence MSELAQKEPSIAGGASHAATSNIAGDTTKSGGSVKTRSVDYVLRSGLAGGLAGCAAKTVVAPLDRVKILFQASNPQFAKYAGSWAGLSAAIRDIKRSEGAQGLFKGHSATLLRIFPYAAIKFLAYEQFRAIVIPTPDKETALRRLVSGSLAGITSVFFTYPLELVRVRLAFETKQTSRSSLVDICRQIYHERAALPSTGTVGKTASATVATAETVAATVNQAVPRTGLANFYRGFGPTILGMLPYAGVSFLTHDTVGDWLRSPAVAEYTTIPAAESKPKKGSRQPQLTASAELFSGAVAGVVSQTSSYPLEVIRRRMQVGGAVGGGQRLGILDTGRKIWMERGFRGFWVGLTIGYIKVVPMAATAFFVYERLKWSLGI from the exons ATGAGTGAACTCGCTCAGAAAGAACCCTCAATTGCCGGTGGCGCCAGTCATGCGGCCACTTCAAATATCGCAGGCGACACAACAAAAAGCGGCGGGTCCGTGAAAACGCGCAGTGTCGACTATGTTTTGCGGAGTGGCCTTGCTGGAGGGTTAGCAGGCTGTGCG GCTAAAACCGTTGTAGCACCTCTCGATCGGGTGAAGATTCTTTTTCAAGCCTCAAATCCTCAATTTGCCAAATACGCCGGCAGCTGGGCTGGTCTCTCAGCTGCCATCCGCGACATCAAGCGCTCCGAGGGCGCCCAAGGCCTGTTCAAAGGTCACTCTGCAACCCTTCTCCGCATTTTCCCCTACGCTGCCATCAAGTTCCTCGCATATGAACAGTTCCGCGCCATCGTGATCCCTACCCCTGATAAAGAAACGGCCCTGCGCCGCCTCGTGTCGGGCAGTCTCGCCGGCATTACTTCTGTATTTTTCACATACCCTCTCGAGCTCGTGCGAGTGCGATTAGCGTTCGAAACGAAACAAACATCGCGCTCCTCTCTCGTCGATATCTGCCGTCAGATCTACCATGAACGTGCTGCGCTGCCCTCGACCGGCACAGTGGGCAAAACTGCCTCAGCGACCGTCGCCACCGCAGAGACCGTTGCGGCCACTGTGAACCAGGCCGTACCGCGTACGGGGCTAGCCAACTTTTATCGCGGGTTCGGTCCCACCATTCTGGGAATGTTGCCCTACGCAGGTGTCTCGTTCCTGACTCACGACACGGTAGGCGACTGGCTACGGAGCCCGGCTGTCGCCGAGTACACCACCATCCCCGCCGCCGAGTCGAAGCCCAAGAAGGGTTCTCGCCAGCCTCAGCTCACCGCCTCCGCCGAGCTCTTCTCCGGCGCTGTGGCCGGTGTCGTCTCACAGACTTCATCTTACCCGCTGGAAGTCATCCGGCGGCGGATGCAAGTGGGTGGCGCAGTCGGTGGGGGTCAGAGACTCGGCATCCTTGACACCGGTCGCAAGATCTGGATGGAGCGAGGGTTCCGCGGTTTCTGGGTGGGCTTGACTATTGGTTATATCAAGGTCGTGCCTATGGCGGCGACAGCATTCTTTGTATACGAACGATTGAAGTGGTCTTTGGGAATCTAA
- a CDS encoding ATPase synthesis protein 25: protein MSRALLRGAACRSCRHEIIRSFLAVTGIPIPQFPARRSRRLDSRAFSAVGSLRSDRPPVSNSSDINFSPVENDDQLQKPSGHSASHIPWYLQEENEVAEERLVPGDRIPQVPEDAPEMLPVLLEYVYKDVGLDNLRLYDLRGLEAPAALGANVIMVIGTARSVKHLNVSADRLCRWLRSQYKLSPHADGLLGRNELKIKLRRKAKRARAASHAGTTIDEKDDGITTGWICVNAGVVDKGMKKTDLSEAGFEGFGQIELGTNVVVQIFTEEKRVEVDLDGLWEKTLERNERNRLKEPSQYEHSEQSSPSSHAAYGRLGDSTGQRRGLHTVRRSLTTITEPMRHEVMAAMAAKGASTKAVDFGMNTHSLLRMLKSLPHDNVRAELGSGPNDYNSTVFLQLLYGSLTKNMSAKDIAVFRLKLHSIAISGQHSAYSKDALFGALEDFLRNGYDLEDELAFDIVGALLSPRLAHGYGEESTQYLPQEDIELALQVLERLSLRGVPIFNFKLFNMLYKVVDTPMAPPSTASHNDLPDAERPIMGTSGKEWTRSQRVMLNRLSKIVSAAEVAFDEEEARKLMITQFQCEDYDGFWRIWNQIPLKSAGRTQDDYRNLFQLHADLGEEGRARDCLSMWVPMMARETPAIELEGPIVTSVMHCLLVAEPDIQHRLEDGSPSFYLELWRRCQDALAQPRF, encoded by the coding sequence ATGAGCAGAGCTTTACTGAGAGGGGCTGCTTGCCGATCTTGTCGCCATGAAATTATACGATCATTTCTCGCCGTGACTGGCATACCGATCCCGCAATTCCCTGCTAGGAGATCTCGCCGCCTCGACTCCAGAGCTTTCTCCGCGGTAGGCTCGTTACGTTCTGATCGTCCTCCTGTATCGAATTCATCCGACATCAACTTTTCACCGGTTGAGAATGACGATCAGTTACAAAAGCCGAGTGGCCACTCGGCGTCACATATCCCGTGGTACTTGCAAGAGGAAAATGAAGTCGCCGAGGAGCGTCTCGTTCCGGGCGATCGTATTCCCCAAGTCCCTGAAGATGCACCCGAAATGCTTCCAGTGCTCCTCGAATATGTCTATAAAGATGTTGGACTCGATAACCTGAGACTATATGATTTGCGAGGACTGGAAGCCCCTGCGGCCTTGGGTGCCAATGTAATAATGGTCATTGGCACTGCGCGCAGTGTAAAGCATCTGAACGTCTCCGCCGATCGTCTTTGCCGGTGGCTTCGGAGCCAGTACAAATTGTCGCCACATGCAGATGGCCTTCTTGGCCGTAACGAGTTGAAAATCAAATTGCGCCGTAAGGCTAAGCGTGCGCGTGCGGCTAGCCACGCTGGTACGACGATTGACGAAAAAGACGACGGCATCACGACTGGCTGGATCTGTGTTAATGCCGGAGTTGTGGACAAGGGCATGAAAAAAACGGACCTTTCTGAAGCAGGGTTTGAAGGCTTCGGACAAATAGAACTGGGTACAAATGTCGTGGTTCAGATTTtcaccgaggagaagagagtcgAGGTCGATCTTGACGGTCTGTGGGAGAAGACATTGGAAAGGAACGAACGAAACCGACTGAAAGAACCCTCACAGTATGAGCACAGTGAGCAAAGCTCGCCCAGCAGCCATGCTGCGTACGGGCGGTTGGGGGACTCAACCGGGCAAAGGCGAGGTCTGCACACTGTTCGGCGCAGCCTCACCACAATCACCGAGCCGATGAGGCACGAGGTAATGGCCGCAATGGCGGCGAAAGGAGCCTCAACGAAGGCCGTTGACTTCGGAATGAACACGCATTCATTATTACGGATGCTCAAGTCTCTGCCCCACGACAATGTTCGCGCTGAGCTTGGCTCCGGCCCAAACGACTACAACTCCACGGTCTTTCTGCAGCTTTTATACGGAAGCCTAACCAAGAACATGTCTGCAAAGGACATCGCGGTCTTCCGGTTGAAGCTTCATTCCATCGCCATTTCGGGGCAACACTCAGCGTATAGCAAGGATGCTCTATTCGGGGCCTTGGAGGACTTCCTTCGCAACGGCTATGACCTTGAGGATGAGCTTGCTTTCGACATTGTGGGTGCCCTTTTGTCTCCACGACTGGCCCATGGATATGGTGAAGAGTCTACGCAATATCTGCCACAAGAAGACATCGAGCTTGCCTTGCAAGTTCTGGAGCGACTTAGCCTCCGTGGTGTTCCCATCTTCAACTTCAAACTCTTCAATATGCTGTACAAAGTGGTGGACACCCCGATGGCTCCGCCCAGCACGGCTTCACACAACGACCTCCCCGATGCCGAGCGTCCCATCATGGGCACGAGTGGTAAAGAATGGACCAGATCTCAGCGCGTTATGCTCAATCGCTTGTCCAAAATCGTTTCAGCTGCCGAGGTCGCCttcgatgaggaagaggcccgAAAGCTCATGATCACTCAATTTCAATGCGAAGATTATGATGGTTTCTGGCGGATATGGAATCAAATCCCCCTCAAGAGTGCCGGGCGTACACAGGATGACTACCGGAACTTGTTCCAGCTGCATGCCGACCTCGGGGAGGAAGGGCGCGCCCGTGATTGTCTGTCAATGTGGGTGCCTATGATGGCAAGAGAGACGCCTGCCATTGAACTGGAAGGTCCCATTGTCACCTCGGTCATGCATTGCCTCCTGGTTGCAGAGCCAGATATCCAGCATCGACTCGAGGATGGATCCCCCAGTTTTTACCTCGAGCTCTGGCGGCGGTGCCAGGACGCGCTGGCGCAGCCTCgcttttga
- a CDS encoding Dolichyl pyrophosphate Glc1Man9GlcNAc2 alpha-1,3-glucosyltransferase: MAELYPSLTQCAIVAAAFKILLFPAYKSTDFEVHRNWLAITHSLPVKEWYFEKTSEWTLDYPPFFAAFEWLMSQAAAWVDPAMLVISNLNYASWQTVYFQRSTVILTELVLVYALSRFIKTSSLMRKPAAHVASLSILLSPGLLIIDHIHFQYNGFMYGILILSLVLARKQLLASGFLFAIVLCFKHIYLYLSLAYFVYLLRAYCLDPKNVWRPQIVNTFKLGICVIGVFGVAFGPFADHLLQLRERLFPFSRGLCHAYWAPNFWAIYSFIDRVLISVAPRLGLSINQEALNSVTRGLVGDTSFAILPEITKEMTFALTLVFQLIPLMKLWRRPDWDTFIGAITLCGYASFLFGWHVHEKAVLLIIIPFSLIALKDRRHFSAFRPLAVAGHVSLFPLLFTSAEFPLKTVYTVFWLILFLFVFDRMAPVPERPRVFLFDRFSLLYLTLSIPLVLYCSVLHRLVFGSQRLQFLPLMFMSSYSALGVVGSWVGFMVVYFTT; the protein is encoded by the exons ATGGCCGAGCTCTATCCATCACTAACGCAATGTGCCATTGTGGCTGCAGCGTTCAAAATTCTGTTATTCCCGGCATA CAAGTCGACCGACTTTGAGGTACATCGTAATTGGCTGGCCATCACGCACTCCCTCCCGGTCAAGGAGTGGTATTTCGAG AAAACGTCGGAATGGACCCTCGATTACCCGCCCTTCTTTGCGGCCTTTGAGTGGCTGATGTCGCAAGCTGCCGCATGGGTTGATCCAGCGATGCTGGTGATCAGCAACCTCAATTACGCCTCGTGGCAAACTGTGTACTTTCAAAGGTCAACCGTGATCTTGACAGAACTGGTCCTGGTCTATGCACTGAGCAG GTTTATAAAGACCTCCTCTTTGATGAGGAAGCCAGCAGCACACGTTGCAAGTCTCTCCATCCTTCTGTCCCCCGGCCTTCTGATTATCGACCATATCCACTTCCAGTACAATGGCTTCATGTACGGCATTCTCATCCTGTCGCTTGTACTGGCTCGCAAGCAGCTCCTTGCGAGTGGATTCCTATTCGCCATCGTGCTTTGCTTCAAACACATCTATCTATACCTCTCTTTGGCCTACTTCGTCTACCTCCTCCGTGCCTATTGCCTGGACCCAAAGAATGTTTGGCGCCCGCAGATTGTCAACACGTTTAAGCTGGGAATTTGTGTCATTGGGGTTTTTGGGGTGGCATTTGGGCCATTCGCCGATCACCTGCTGCAACTCAGGGAACGGCTTTTCCCGTTTTCAAGAGGGCTATGCCACGCATACTGGGCGCCGAACTTCTGGGCTATCTACTCGTTCATCGATCGTGTTTTGATCTCAG TTGCCCCTCGTCTCGGTCTTTCCATCAACCAGGAGGCCCTTAACAGCGTGACCCGAGGTTTGGTTGGGGATACCTCTTTCGCGATTCTGCCGGAGATCACCAAGGAGATGACATTTGCTCTGACTTTGGTCTTTCAACTGATTCCCTTGATGAAGCTCTGGCGTCGTCCGGATTGGGATACCTTTATCGGCGCTATCACCCTGTGTGGATATGCCTCGTTCCTTTTTGGCTGGCATGTTCATGAGAAAGCCGTCCTTCTGATCATCATCCCTTTCAGCCTGATTGCTCTCAAAGATCGAAGGCACTTCTCCGCGTTTCGCCCACTCGCAGTAGCAGGGCATGTCTCACTCTTCCCCTTGTTGTTCACATCTGCCGAGTTCCCTCTCAAGACGGTCTACACCGTCTTTTGGCTGATTTTGTTCCTTTTCGTGTTCGACCGTATGGCGCCAGTCCCAGAGCGGCCCCGAgtttttctcttcgaccGCTTTTCTCTGCTTTATCTGACCTTGTCTATTCCTCTTGTTCTCTACTGTTCTGTTCTTCATAGGCTGGTTTTTGGCTCCCAGCGCTTGCAGTTCCTTCCCTTGATGTTCATGAGCAGTTATTCTGCCCTAGGAGTTGTGGGTAGCTGGGTTGGATTTATGGTTGTGTATTTCACAACATGA